The following coding sequences are from one Danaus plexippus chromosome 13 unlocalized genomic scaffold, MEX_DaPlex mxdp_15, whole genome shotgun sequence window:
- the LOC116770209 gene encoding cuticle protein CP14.6-like has translation MKSFVAILALVAVAAADVSHLDAAAQIVSQDADVFPDQYRYEFQTSNGIQAKESGVLKNVGREDEALEVQGSNSYVGNDGQSYSIQYIANENGYQPQGAHLPTPQPIPEYILRALEYIASQPQKVEIKRA, from the exons ATG AAATCCTTCGTAGCAATCCTCGCCCTTGTGGCCGTCGCTGCCGCTGACGTCTCCCATCTCGATGCCGCTGCCCAGATCGTCAGCCAGGATGCCGATGTCTTCCCCGACCAGTACCGGTACGAATTCCAGACCTCCAACGGTATCCAGGCCAAAGAAAGCGGAGTATTGAAGAACGTCGGACGT GAGGACGAAGCTCTTGAAGTGCAAGGATCAAACTCTTACGTCGGTAACGACGGTCAATCTTACTCTATCCAATACATCGCCAACGAGAATGGATACCAACCTcag gGTGCTCACCTCCCCACTCCTCAGCCAATCCCCGAATACATCTTGAGAGCTCTTGAATACATCGCATCTCAGCCACAGAAAGTTGAAATTAAGAGGGCTTAA